From the genome of Actinomycetes bacterium:
GACGAACCTCTCCGTCTCGGACGCCAAGAAGGCGCTGGCCGCGGTCGGCCTCACGGCGACGGTGAGCAAGAAGTGGGTCAACGTCGACGCCATCCAGTACGGCCACGTGGCGTCGTCGAGCCCGCCGTTCGGGACCTCGGTGGGCATCGGCAGCGAGGTCACCCTGTTCGTCTCGACCGGCAAGGCGCCGCCGGGGTCGCAGCCCACCTCCTCGGCGGGCGCGAGCGGGAGCCCGTCCGCCTCCCCGTCGAGCTCGCCGTCCTCCTCGTCCAAGCCGAGCAGCTCGGCGCAGCCCGGAGGGTCGTCCTCGCCCTGAGCGGGGGCCGGCTCAACTCCCGAGGGCCGTGCGCACGGCCGCGGCGACGCGTGACCCCTCGGCGCGCCCGGCCACGCGCGGGGTGAGCAGCTTCATCGTCGCGCCCATGGCCCGGGGGCCGTCCTGGCCGGCGGCCCGCACCTCCGCCACCGCCTGGTCCACCAGGGCGTCGAGCTCGGCGTCGCTGAGCTGGGCCGGCAGATAGGCGTCGAGGACCCGGCCCTCGGCCCGCTCCCGCTCGGCGAGCTCCGGGCGCCCCGCGGCGTCGTACGCCTCCGCCGCCTCCCGGCGCTTCTTCGCCTCGCGGCCGAGGACCTGC
Proteins encoded in this window:
- a CDS encoding GatB/YqeY domain-containing protein, whose translation is MAALKQTLQSDLTDAMRRRDELTTATLRMALTAITNEEVSGASARELSDEEVVQVLGREAKKRREAAEAYDAAGRPELAERERAEGRVLDAYLPAQLSDAELDALVDQAVAEVRAAGQDGPRAMGATMKLLTPRVAGRAEGSRVAAAVRTALGS